From the Danaus plexippus chromosome 5, MEX_DaPlex, whole genome shotgun sequence genome, one window contains:
- the LOC116769028 gene encoding chymotrypsinogen B: protein MTVMVYFKVILYFLLWAFVCELCEAYSQRECGVPLRRHTRQPRERSASQLRIIKGRESKRGAWPWQVSLQLLHPNYGLIGHWCGGVLVHPQWLLTTAHCVHNELFNLPLPALWTAVLGEWDRNEQRGSFLPIERIILHHRFHNYQHDIALMKMTKSADVSTRSRIRAICLPPYEPVDDNVERSTSYSSTQEVRRKTRPPRPKPDTANKYLEKINNLTKTVHSAKDKKKNTRYNVRVSNDDGLRDRKIEDREAVYDGASLDSVVNLIRKGKDVSRSDKMIASYHEIDPFIDNSIDAKEECYATGWGRQQTNGSLTDVLLEAEVPILPLKTCRERYSLSLPLNDGHLCAGSTDGSSGACVGDSGGPLQCVVGGRWVLRGLTSFGSGCALTGVPDVYTNVRHYVAWIYAHVYAG, encoded by the exons AATGTGGTGTTCCTCTCCGTCGCCACACCAGGCAGCCCCGAGAGAGGTCCGCCAGCCAGCTCAGGATTATCAAGGGAAGGGAGTCCAAGAGAGGAGCCTGGCCTTGGCAG GTTTCTCTCCAGCTGTTACATCCTAACTACGGTCTGATCGGCCACTGGTGCGGCGGAGTGCTGGTTCATCCGCAGTGGCTGCTCACCACCGCGCATTGCGTTCACAA CGAGCTGTTCAACCTGCCGCTACCAGCTCTATGGACGGCGGTGCTCGGGGAGTGGGACCGTAACGAACAACGCGGCTCCTTCCTGCCCATCGAGAGGATCATCCTGCATCACCGCTTCCACAACTACCAGCATGATATAG CACTGATGAAGATGACAAAGTCAGCGGACGTGAGCACGAGGAGTCGCATCCGCGCCATCTGTCTGCCGCCATACGAGCCTGTGGACGACAACGTAGAGAGGAGCACCTCCTACTCCAGCACACAGGAAGTGAGGCGGAAGACGAGGCCGCCGCGACCCAAGCCCGACACCGCCAACAAATACTTGGAGAAAATCAACAACCTCACGAAGACCGTCCACTCCGCCAAGGACAAGAAGAAGAACACCAGGTATAACGTGCGGGTCTCCAACGACGACGGGCTCAGAGATAGGAAGATAGAGGACAGAGAGGCGGTCTACGACGGAGCCTCCCTGGACAGCGTCGTGAACCTCATACGGAAAGGGAAAGATGTCTCCAGGAGCGACAAGATGATAGCGAGCTACCACGAGATAGACCCCTTCATAGACAACTCCATAGACGCCAAAGAGGAGTGTTACGCCACTGGCTGGGGACGGCAGCAGACCAACGGCAGTCTCACGGACGTGCTGCTGGAGGCCGAGGTGCCGATACTGCCGCTCAAGACGTGCAGGGAGCGGTACTCGCTCAGTCTGCCGCTCAACGACGGACACCTGTGCGCCGGCAGCACGGACGGCAGCAGCGGAGCCTGCGTG GGTGACAGCGGCGGTCCCCTCCAGTGTGTGGTGGGCGGCAGGTGGGTGCTCCGCGGCCTGACGTCGTTCGGGTCGGGCTGCGCCCTGACCGGAGTCCCCGACGTCTACACCAACGTTAGACATTACGTTGCCTGGATCTACGCTCACGTTTACGCTGGGTAG